CAATAAAGTCTGGACTATTTCTTCGTATACCTTTTCAAATTGGTCATGTTTTTCATAAACAGTATCAAAGGAAGAATAGGTCATCCCTTCCTTTTCTAAATCCTGGACAACTGGATGCTCCTTTGTCCTTAAAAATACATGCCCTGAACGTAATAACTTTTTATAAACTCCAACCGGCAGTTGCTCAAGGTCTCCTGCCCCTAATCCAAGAACTTCAATTTTTTTCGCCATAATTTATGTTCTGTCCTTTCGTGCTAAAAAATGGATCAATCTATTTCCCAGTGGAAATAATGCCAACTCCTCCTCGAGGAATACCCTGCCTCTTATGATGATTATCATGAAGAGGATGCCACCAAAACAGACAGCACTTAAAGCCTGTACGGCAGCTCCTATCCGTTCTATACCAAGTTGGCCTAACAAAGGATTTGTACCCAAAATGTACCCTTTTAAAAACACAACCATCACCACAGTTGCCAAGAGTACCGTTGTAAAAAAGCGGCCGGTTAAAAGTGAGGCAGCTAACATCTTCCTTAGCCTTACTAATAATAATAGCGTAACAAAAGCCAACGTAATAATGGTAGAAATAGCAGCACCCCTGGTTCCAACCCAGGGAACCAACAACATATTTAACCCATATTTGATAGGAAACGAGATGGTTACGGCTAAGGCAGGGAACAACAGCCTCCCTAGCCCCTGCATAATGGCGATGATCGTTAAAATAATCGATGTAAAAAGAATAACAAAGCCGAGTATTCCTAATTCTGTTGAACCAAGGTCATTTTCAAACAACATGATGTTCGTCGGCCTAATAATGGCCCAAAGACCTGCTGATGCACCGAGGCCAATAACGATACTTACCTTTAACGCCATTTGAATTTTTCCCGTTAGATTGTTTTGTTCTTCTGCTATTCTCTCACGGGTAATAAGTGGTACAAGGGTTAAAGACATTGAGGTCGCTGCAACCGTACCTAATTGAATGAGAGGCTGCCCCCGATCAAAAATTCCCTTCAGACTCTTGGCATATTCCTTATCGAATCCATTGTTTGTTAATAACGAGTACAGGTTCATAGAATCCGCTAATTGAATAAGGATTAGCAGCATCCCACTTAAACAAATCATCAATCCTTGAAGGGTCAGTGCCATTACGATTTCTTTTGCTTCTACAGTAAAGGTACGAAACATCCCTCGTGTGGGCGCAATCCCTTTCCATTCTTTACGAATCCATAAAAACATAAACAGAATAATACTAGAAACTATGGTTCCCGTAATAGAACCAAACATCGCCCCTCCGCCAACAAGGTAGAGCGAATATCCCTTCTGCATAAACAGGTAGGACAGAACAAGAATCGTCAACACCCGAATGGTTTGTTCCCCCACTTGCGACAGTGCAGTTGGAACCATATTCCCAATTCCCTGATAGTATCCTCTCAGCAGCGAGACAAAAGGAAAGGTTAGATATACAATAGAAACTACTCTTAATAAGATAGCTAAATGGGGATCGTTCATCCAAAGAGCAATCCGCTCCGCTCCTAAATATAAGACAAGGAAACAAATAAAACCGAATAGTTGTAAATAGATAAATGAGGTAAAAAGTAGAAGGCGGGACTTTTCCGCATTTCCTTTTTCTCTTTGCTCCGCATATAGTTTAGATATGACAACCGGAAAGCCTGTTGTAGATAAGACAATAGCCATCCCATAGATTGGATATACCTGTTGATATATGTAAAAACCAACGTCACCGACAATGTTTTGAAAAGGGATGCGGTAAAACGCACTTAGAATTTTCACCACAAGCGCCGCAATAGTTAAAATAAACGCCCCTCTAAACAAAGCCTTCGATTGATTGGCAGACTTCCCTGAATACATCGCTTCACCCACTAATAATAAACTCCAAAGTATTATAGCATATGAAGACATCATATTAGATGAAATATAAATGCCGTTATAGCAAAGATTGTTGTTATTCATACTTATGTTTTACGTTGATATTTACTTCTTTTGACTTAATACTATTAATTTCATCAGT
The window above is part of the Bacillus sp. SORGH_AS_0510 genome. Proteins encoded here:
- a CDS encoding oligosaccharide flippase family protein: MGEAMYSGKSANQSKALFRGAFILTIAALVVKILSAFYRIPFQNIVGDVGFYIYQQVYPIYGMAIVLSTTGFPVVISKLYAEQREKGNAEKSRLLLFTSFIYLQLFGFICFLVLYLGAERIALWMNDPHLAILLRVVSIVYLTFPFVSLLRGYYQGIGNMVPTALSQVGEQTIRVLTILVLSYLFMQKGYSLYLVGGGAMFGSITGTIVSSIILFMFLWIRKEWKGIAPTRGMFRTFTVEAKEIVMALTLQGLMICLSGMLLILIQLADSMNLYSLLTNNGFDKEYAKSLKGIFDRGQPLIQLGTVAATSMSLTLVPLITRERIAEEQNNLTGKIQMALKVSIVIGLGASAGLWAIIRPTNIMLFENDLGSTELGILGFVILFTSIILTIIAIMQGLGRLLFPALAVTISFPIKYGLNMLLVPWVGTRGAAISTIITLAFVTLLLLVRLRKMLAASLLTGRFFTTVLLATVVMVVFLKGYILGTNPLLGQLGIERIGAAVQALSAVCFGGILFMIIIIRGRVFLEEELALFPLGNRLIHFLARKDRT